The DNA sequence AACAAAGCCAATTACCCAACAGCCAATAATTACTGCTGCACACAAAACAATTTCAATAAGCTGTAATACCTTAGGGAGCTCAATTGGATATAAAATAATCAATGACAGCGTTCCTTCAAGTTGGTCAATTTACAAGGCGCCTTTTAAAGTTTTTGATGGAGATAAAATATTAGTTCAAGCTCATAGAATTGGATACAAACCAAGTGACATTATTGAATACCATGTTAGCAAATAAAAAATCTAATTTGTAGATTATTCTTTTAAAAATAAAAAGATACATAACTTTACAAAAAGTCAACAAAAATGGAAGCACTTACCCTAACAACACCTGCACTTTTATTCTCTGCAATTTCATTAATCATGTTAGCATACACCAATAGATTTATAGCATATGCAGCCACCATACGAAGTTTACATGACAAATATTTAATTAAAAAAGACAGCGTTTTAATCACTCAAATACAAAACATTAAACAACGATTATACCTAACACGCTCTATGCAAATATTTGGAATTAGCAGTTTACTGCTTTGTGTACTCACTATGTTCTTAATTTATATTGAACAACAAATTATAGCTGTTTGGGTATTTGGAATTGCACTTATTTTATTAATAACATCCTTAGCTTTTTTAATTTGGGAAATTCAAATATCAGTAAAAGCCTTAGAACACCATATAAAAGATATTGAGAATAATTAAAAATAAGTTTGTGTTCTTAATTTTCAACTCGAATTATTTGATATAACAAATTAAATATCGAATTTCGATTAAAATTTAGCGACTTCATTTTCTTTATTACTGAAGCTCTTTTTTATATTTATATTTTAGTTAAAAATGATGACAAATAATTTCCAAACAAAACAATCGGTACTACTTTTTTTCACACTAATGATATTAGCCAGTTGTAAACAAGAAAAAAAAGAGCTTATACATGATAATATATTATTAAAAGAATGGACTGGCCCGTATGGTGGCGTTCCTGCTTTTGACCAAATAAATATTAAAGACATAAAACCTGCCATGCTTAAAGGCATGGAACTAAAACTAAAAGAAATTGATGCTATAGCTAATAACAAAGAATTAGCTACTTTTGAGAATACTATTGTAGAAATGGAGCGTGCTGGTGCAGAATTTGACAGAGTTAATAAGTACTATGGTGTTTTAAGTAGTAATATGTCTACTCCAGAATTTAGAGAGATTAAAACTGAATTATCTCCGGTATTATCAGAGTTTAACTCTAAAATTTCTCAAAATGAAAAGCTATTTCAACGCATCAAAACAGTTTATGAAGCATCCTTAGAAAACCCACTTCCAACTGATCAACAACGCGTTTTAAACCTTACCTATAAACGTTTTGAAATGAATGGTGCTAAATTAAGCCCTCAAAAAAAAGCAAGATATACTACCATTAATAAAGAATTATCAAGCCTTTATACCAAATTTTCAAACAACGTATTGCATGATGAAGAAAATTATGTAACCTATCTAAACGCATCACAATTGGATGGCTTACCTGAAGAGTTTATTAAATCTGCAGCAAAAACTGCTACAGATAAAGGGCAAGAAGGCATGTATGCTATCACCAATACCCGATCTTCAATAGACCCATTCCTAACATATTCCAATGAAAGAGACTTACGAAAGTTAGTCTTTAATAATTATTATTCCAGAGGAGACAATGGAGATGACTATGACAATAATAAATTGGTTGCAAAAATACTTAAACTACGTCGTGAACGTGTGGAATTATTAGGATATAAAAACTATGCTGAGTGGCGTTTGCAAGATAGAATGGCTAAAACTCCAGAAAAAGCCATGGAGTTGATGGAAGCAGTTTGGCCTGCTGCTATTGCCCGTGTTGCTGAAGAAGTAAAAGACATGCAAGCGGTAGCTGACAAAAATGGAGACCAAATTACCATAGCGCCTTGGGATTATCGTTTCTATGCAGAAAAAGTACGTAAAGAAAAGTACGACCTGGACTCGGACGAAGTAAAACAATATTTACAATTAGACAAACTTACTGAAGCTATGCACTATGTGGCAGGAAGATTGTTTAATTATCAATTTACACCGCTTCCAAGAGGAACGGTTCCTGTTTTCCATGATGATGTAAAAGTTTGGGAAGTAACCAACAAAACCACTGAGGAAAATATTGGATTATGGTACTTAGATCCTTATGCACGAGAAGGAAAACGCTCTGGTGCTTGGGCAAATCAATACCGAAGTTATTCTACTTTTGATGGCAAGAAAAACGTATTAGCATCAAACAATTCCAATTTTGTAAAACCAGCACCTGGTGAAGCTCTACTTGTTTCCTGGGATGATGCAACCACATTTTTTCATGAATTTGGACATGCACTACATTTCTTTTCTGCCAATGTAAAGTATCCCACTTTGAATGGAGGTGTAAGAGATTATACAGAATTTCAATCGCAATTATTAGAACGTTGGCTATTAACAGATGACGTTATTAATAATTACTTAGTTCATAAAAAAAATGGCCAGCCAATGCCTGCAGAATTGATAACAAAAATTAAAAATGCCGCCACATTTAATAAGGGTTTTATTACCACAGAATATTTAGCTTCTGCAATTATGGATATGAAATTTCACTTAGCGGATCCATCAAATATAGATGTTGACAAATTTGAGCGCGAAACACTTACTGAATTAAATATGCCAAAAGAATTACCTATGCGGCATAGAACCCCTCATTTTAGTCATGTGTTTTCAGGTGAAAGTTATGCAACTGCCTATTATGGTTATATCTGGGCAGATGTACTGACTGCAGATGCTTCAGAAGCTTTTGCTGAAGCGCCTGGCGGTTTTTATGATGAAGAAATGGCTAATAAACTCATTAAATATTTATTTGCGCCTCGAAACGCTATAGATCCCGCAAAAGCTTATAGGTTATTTAGAGGTCGTGATGCAAAAATTGAAGCATTAATGAAAGATAGAGGGTTTTCTGTAGCAAAATAAACAAAGGGGTTGAAAGGCTTAGCTTATCACTTCTTTTAACATAAAAAAAAGAGGGTTTTTACACCCTCCTTTTACTTGTTTTTTCCCTAAGAAATTTTAATGGTTCTGGCCGGCTTTTGTTTAGCCTCTTCCCTTTTTGGCAAATGAATGTTTAAAACACCTTCATTATAACTGGCGTTAATTTTACTATCATCTACAGTTTCTGGTAAAGTAAAGGTTCTTTTAAAAGACGAATATCCAAACTCTCTTCTCGTATAATTTTCATTTGTCTCTTCTTTATTTTCTTCAATCTCAGCAGAAATTGAAAGAGTGAAATTATCTAAATCTATTTTAAAATCAGATTTTTTCAATCCTGGTACAGCCATTTCAACTACAAAAGCATCTGCTATTTCTTTAATGTTTACCTTGGGTAACGATATACCTGTATTAAAATTTGAAGAAAATACCGTTGGTAGCTCTCCTAATAAAAAATCATCAAACCAAGATGATCGAGTTGGGTAATTAAAATTTTTCTTAATTGTGTTTCCATTTTTTGGAACAGTTACTAAATTGCTCATAATTATATTTTTTAGTTAAACATTTTAAATTTTCAATAAGAAATATTCAAAAAAAATACCACAAAATATATCAGTGTATTTTAATCTATTTTTTAAAATTTCTTTAACAAATAGCTGTCAATATTTCATTTTTACACAATTTCAACAAGACAACATTTCACCCTAACACACTGATTATCTGACATTTTTTCATTCATCTATTAAAAAAAGAAGTTGTTTTTTTAATGTAATTTTATTTATTTTGAATACCGATTGTATTTTACAACGTATGTTCATTTTTATAGTTTAATTAATTAAAAAATTTAGATTATGGAGAGACAACCTGTTAAAGTTCAACTCATCAAAAAAGTAGGTAACCATTACCACATAAAGTTTCCTAATTTAAAAATTCCGGTAACGGTTAATAAACAATTATACCACAAAATGCGACATAGCAGCGCCTATCATTTTAATAGTGATAAAAATATAATTTCAAAAGCGAATGCTTCTTAGTAATACTCATTTTTTATTGTGAATGAAAAAGCTGTTTCAAAAAAATTGAAACAGCTTTTTTTATTTTGCTTAAAATAACTAATAGTCTTTCCTATTTATTATCTATAAATCAGAGTCAAACAAATAGACTTCTTTAAATTAACCTTTTCCAACTGATTTTGATTTAGAATTTAAAGCTATGTAATTAATCCCCATAATTACAAGTCCAATGCCTACAATGATTCCAGAATGTATTAAATTAAGTATAATAAAAT is a window from the Pseudalgibacter alginicilyticus genome containing:
- a CDS encoding DUF2721 domain-containing protein, yielding MEALTLTTPALLFSAISLIMLAYTNRFIAYAATIRSLHDKYLIKKDSVLITQIQNIKQRLYLTRSMQIFGISSLLLCVLTMFLIYIEQQIIAVWVFGIALILLITSLAFLIWEIQISVKALEHHIKDIENN
- a CDS encoding Hsp20/alpha crystallin family protein, with protein sequence MSNLVTVPKNGNTIKKNFNYPTRSSWFDDFLLGELPTVFSSNFNTGISLPKVNIKEIADAFVVEMAVPGLKKSDFKIDLDNFTLSISAEIEENKEETNENYTRREFGYSSFKRTFTLPETVDDSKINASYNEGVLNIHLPKREEAKQKPARTIKIS
- a CDS encoding M3 family metallopeptidase, coding for MILASCKQEKKELIHDNILLKEWTGPYGGVPAFDQINIKDIKPAMLKGMELKLKEIDAIANNKELATFENTIVEMERAGAEFDRVNKYYGVLSSNMSTPEFREIKTELSPVLSEFNSKISQNEKLFQRIKTVYEASLENPLPTDQQRVLNLTYKRFEMNGAKLSPQKKARYTTINKELSSLYTKFSNNVLHDEENYVTYLNASQLDGLPEEFIKSAAKTATDKGQEGMYAITNTRSSIDPFLTYSNERDLRKLVFNNYYSRGDNGDDYDNNKLVAKILKLRRERVELLGYKNYAEWRLQDRMAKTPEKAMELMEAVWPAAIARVAEEVKDMQAVADKNGDQITIAPWDYRFYAEKVRKEKYDLDSDEVKQYLQLDKLTEAMHYVAGRLFNYQFTPLPRGTVPVFHDDVKVWEVTNKTTEENIGLWYLDPYAREGKRSGAWANQYRSYSTFDGKKNVLASNNSNFVKPAPGEALLVSWDDATTFFHEFGHALHFFSANVKYPTLNGGVRDYTEFQSQLLERWLLTDDVINNYLVHKKNGQPMPAELITKIKNAATFNKGFITTEYLASAIMDMKFHLADPSNIDVDKFERETLTELNMPKELPMRHRTPHFSHVFSGESYATAYYGYIWADVLTADASEAFAEAPGGFYDEEMANKLIKYLFAPRNAIDPAKAYRLFRGRDAKIEALMKDRGFSVAK